In Methanobrevibacter oralis, a single window of DNA contains:
- the hisF gene encoding imidazole glycerol phosphate synthase subunit HisF, translating into MLTKRIIPCLDCDLQVPEGRVVKGVEFKEIKYAGNPVDLATRYYEEGADEIVVLDITASHERRATMSEVIDRLTENVFMPICVGGGIRKVDDYIKMLRAGADKCSINTAAIKNPQLLTEASKVVGSQAVVIGIDAKRRYIDNPDEEPDKNVIYTNKGYCWFDCSIYGGREFTGIDAIDWALKCQELGAGEILLTSMDGDGTQEGYDIALNKAINDAVDIPVIASGGVGEPKDILEVFEKTDVSAALAASIFHFNQYSIGEVKNYLKENNVPVRL; encoded by the coding sequence ATGTTAACTAAAAGAATTATTCCTTGTCTAGATTGTGATTTACAGGTTCCTGAAGGTAGAGTTGTTAAAGGCGTGGAATTTAAAGAAATTAAATATGCAGGGAATCCTGTAGATTTAGCTACACGATATTATGAAGAAGGGGCTGATGAAATTGTTGTTTTGGATATTACAGCGTCTCATGAAAGGCGAGCAACAATGAGCGAGGTTATTGATAGATTAACTGAAAATGTTTTCATGCCTATTTGTGTAGGTGGTGGGATAAGAAAAGTTGATGATTATATTAAAATGCTTAGAGCTGGAGCTGATAAGTGTTCTATAAATACAGCAGCCATTAAAAATCCTCAACTTTTAACTGAAGCTTCTAAAGTTGTTGGATCACAAGCAGTTGTAATAGGCATTGATGCTAAAAGAAGATATATTGATAATCCTGATGAAGAGCCTGATAAAAATGTGATTTATACTAATAAAGGATATTGTTGGTTTGATTGCAGTATTTATGGTGGACGTGAGTTTACAGGAATAGATGCAATAGATTGGGCTTTGAAATGTCAAGAATTGGGGGCAGGTGAAATTCTTTTAACTAGTATGGATGGGGATGGAACTCAGGAAGGTTATGATATAGCTTTAAATAAAGCTATTAATGATGCAGTTGATATTCCTGTAATAGCTAGTGGTGGTGTTGGTGAACCAAAAGATATTTTAGAGGTATTTGAAAAAACTGATGTTAGTGCAGCTCTTGCAGCTAGTATATTCCATTTTAACCAATATTCAATTGGTGAAGTTAAAAATTATTTAAAAGAAAATAATGTGCCTGTTCGTTTATGA